The Malus sylvestris chromosome 12, drMalSylv7.2, whole genome shotgun sequence genome contains a region encoding:
- the LOC126591791 gene encoding 3'-5' exonuclease-like — translation MSISITDYKLDYDTHSLYRVDFFDDYITTLVTHTPSKVKSWINKTRYLHRYRLHKLIIGLDVEWRPSFSNGVNNPVATLQLCVGHRCLIFQLLHTPGIPSRLFNFLADPDFTFVGVGIKDDVRKLYLEYGLAVRRFVDLRELEARRYGWSVQRNIGLKDMAADVLGQEFEKPKTITMSHWDNPSLSLAQIKYACIDAFVSFEIGRALRAAK, via the coding sequence ATGTCTATCAGTATCACAGACTACAAGTTGGACTACGATACGCACAGCCTATACAGAGTAGATTTCTTCGACGACTACATCACAACCCTTGTGACACACACTCCCTCCAAGGTCAAGTCCTGGATCAACAAAACCCGATACTTACACCGTTACCGACTTCACAAACTCATCATTGGACTTGATGTTGAGTGGCGTCCCAGTTTCAGTAACGGCGTGAACAACCCGGTCGCAACCCTACAATTGTGTGTTGGCCATCGCTGCCTTATATTTCAGTTGCTTCATACACCGGGGATCCCTAGTCGTCTTTTCAACTTTCTGGCAGATCCAGACTTTACCTTTGTTGGGGTTGGGATTAAGGACGATGTTCGAAAGCTTTACCTTGAGTATGGCCTCGCAGTAAGGAGGTTTGTCGATCTTAGGGAATTGGAAGCGAGAAGGTATGGCTGGAGTGTGCAGCGGAACATAGGGCTTAAGGACATGGCAGCGGATGTTCTGGGGCAAGAATTTGAAAAGCCAAAGACTATTACAATGAGTCACTGGGATAACCCGTCCCTTTCACTTGCGCAAATCAAGTATGCTTGCATCGatgcttttgtttcttttgaaaTTGGGAGGGCTTTACGCGCAGCCAAGTAA
- the LOC126591795 gene encoding uncharacterized protein LOC126591795, whose amino-acid sequence MICFRFSISMAKLLTSSSPETRGLESQGGLLLFDTNTQMRLRKQVKGSMGELLMAGRYLFSLQSMGQMQRGFIKEGFLKLYQNQGTGQEVAVLGEGTKMTTDTVITGGEVAVGVGIGMTVTDTMVGTETTVDEAGAVVPVLITTGAGEGGAMMMKGGV is encoded by the exons ATGATCTGTTTCCGCTTTTCGATAAGTATGGCAAAGTTGTTGACATCTTCATCCCCAGAGACCCGAG GACTGGAGAGTCAAGGGGGTTTGCTTTTGTTTGATACAAATACGCAGATGAGGCTCAGAAAGCAGGTGAAAGGCTCGATG GGAGAGTTGTTGATGGCCGGGAGATATCTGTTCAGTTTGCAAAGTATGGGCCAAATGCAAAGAGGAT TCATAAAGGAAGGATTTCTGAAGCTCTACCAAAATCAAGGTACAGGTCAAGAAGTCGCAGTCCTCGGAGAAG GTACCAAGATGACTACAGATACCGTGATTACAGGAGGAGAAGTCGCAGTAGGAGTTGGGATAGGTATGACCGTGACAGATACTATGGTAGGGACAGAGACTACTGTCGATGAAGCAGGAGCCGTAGTGCCAGTCCTGATTACTACAGGGGCAGGGGAAGGGGGCGCTATGATGATGAAAGGCGGAGTCTGA
- the LOC126591794 gene encoding 60S ribosomal protein L21-1, which yields MPAGHGLRSRTRDLFSRAFRKKGYIPLSTYLKTYRIGDHVDVKVNGAVHKGMPHKFYHGRTGRVWNVTKRAIGVEINKQVGNRIIRKRIHVRVEHVQPSRCTEEFRLRKIKNDQLKAEAKAKGEVISTKRQPKGPKPGFRVEGAVMETVTPIPYDVVNDLKGGY from the exons ATGCCGGCTGGACACGGTCTCCGTTCCCGGACTCGTGATTTGTTCTCGAGGGCCTTCAGGAAGAAGGGGTACATCCCGCTCTCCACCTACCTCAAGACCTACCGGATCGGCGACCATGTCGATGTCAAGGTTAACGGCGCCGTCCACAAGGGTATGCCTCACAAGTTCTACCACGGCCGTACCGGTCGCGTCTGGAACGTCACCAAGCGCGCCATCGGTGTCGAGATCAACAAGCAG GTCGGAAACAGAATCATCAGGAAGAGGATCCATGTGCGTGTGGAGCATGTGCAGCCATCAAGATGCACCGAAGAATTCCGTTTGAGGAAGATAAAGAATGATCAGCTGAAGGCCGAGGCTAAGGCAAAGGGTGAGGTCATTAGCACCAAGAGGCAGCCAAAGGGACCCAAGCCTGGTTTCAGGGTGGAAGGTGCCGTCATGGAAACCGTTACTCCCATTCCTTATGATGTCGTCAATGATCTTAAAGGAGGGTACTAG